A single window of Polyodon spathula isolate WHYD16114869_AA chromosome 2, ASM1765450v1, whole genome shotgun sequence DNA harbors:
- the LOC121294631 gene encoding uncharacterized protein LOC121294631 isoform X1 produces the protein MNWLFSMILMCCWCCPLLAMGWLLPPSNIKLLSENLFAVLHWEPAPGHPADTNYTVEIRKLKEDQYIQVDGCISVPSTHCDLSLTCEDTSALYFIRVRATWNGNSSNWTDYLQFNPYQDTTVSPPTVFLSAQGRSIRVDVHLPRTPFKHENSLQLKTIRHFFTLKCTIQLRIDDNTIQSTVLTNISDNMTYTFDDLNPKDRYCIISMISAYKDSDWSHKECVSLITEQGPSVSLLLLLSVVPVILFFLAVAVVVFFRQYIFPRRSELQIPKTLEILIVKNDLFVNLSPKSMEWDPVGDNISFLSAPGSGSGTALLGIQEISSDPRQADSGEVCYHSNGFYETLLENGAFTGSVLSSGQSRDPDYTHEEGYSEEQLSTTANASEFYSKTSPYGTESLSQGSVSAEESEFRKSPVLRAEVKEQPAGPGLDARPLIDIPLYSVKLSATKGVELFLGGISRASAAENSAKVQPGSFHCSRDGEDTPSSKKQQLTLTLPQLDSSPVLTVSQASEMYQMDSRVPESETCGESQSSTVLGDPAHASGYEWRPFPSEYSPRTGVVLGSVRLNTFQFQDWGM, from the exons ATGAACTGGCTCTTTTCCATGATTCTCATGTGCTGCTGGTGCTGCCCACTCCTCGCCATGG GTTGGCTGCTCCCTCCTTCCAATATAAAATTGCTTTCTGAGAACCTTTTCGCTGTCCTGCATTGGGAACCTGCACCCGGACATCCTGCTGACACAAACTACACTGTGGAGATCAGGAAATTAAA AGAGGATCAGTATATTCAAGTTGATGGCTGCATTTCTGTGCCCTCCACACATTGTGACCTTTCCCTGACATGTGAAGACACCTCTGCATTGTACTTTATAAGGGTGAGAGCCACTTGGAATGGGAACAGTTCAAACTGGACAGATTATCTGCAATTTAATCCATATCAAGACA CTACGGTCAGCCCCCCTACCGTCTTCCTCTCTGCCCAGGGGAGATCGATCCGTGTTGACGTTCACCTCCCACGGACTCCTTTCAAACACGAGAACAGCTTGCAGTTAAAAACAATTCGCCACTTCTTTACTCTGAAGTGCACAATCCAGCTCCGCATTGATGACAACACTATACAAAGCACG GTGCTGACGAATATTTCAGACAACATGACCTATACTTTTGATGACTTGAATCCCAAAGACCGGTACTGCATTATATCCATGATCTCAGCTTACAAAGACAGTGACTGGTCTCATAAAGAGTGTGTCTCCCTGATAACAGAGCAGGGCCCATCAG TGTCTTTGCTCCTACTTCTGAGCGTTGTACCTGTGATACTTTTTTTCCTGGCTGTGGCTGTTGTCGTGTTCTTCCGACAGTACATCTTCCCCAGACGTTCAGAACTTCAGATTCCAAAAACCTTG GAGATTCTCATagtaaaaaatgatttgtttgtaaACCTCTCCCCCAAGAGCATGGAGTGGGATCCGGTGGGAGATAACATCTCGTTCCTCTCCGCCCCTGGCTCGGGCTCCGGGACTGCCTTACTGGGCATCCAGGAAATCTCAAGTGACCCCAGACAAGCAGACAGTGGGGAGGTCTGCTACCACAGCAATGGCTTCTATGAGACACTCCTGGAGAATGGGGCCTTTACTGGGAGCGTCCTGTCATCAGGACAAAGCAGGGATCCAGACTACACACATGAGGAGGGCTATTCTGAAGAGCAGCTGAGCACCACAGCAAATGCATCTGAATTCTATTCTAAAACAAGCCCCTATGGAACAGAGAGTCTCTCCCAGGGCAGTGTCAGTGCTGAGGAGTCCGAATTCAGGAAAAGTCCAGTGCTAAGAGCAGAAGTCAAAGAGCAGCCAGCTGGCCCTGGTTTAGACGCCAGACCCCTGATCGATATCCCTCTTTACTCTGTGAAACTGTCAGCCACCAAGGGGGTGGAGCTGTTCCTAGGAGGCATATCCCGTGCCTCTGCTGCTGAGAATAGTGCCAAAGTGCAGCCTGGAAGTTTTCATTGCAGTAGAGATGGGGAAGACACCCCTAGCAGTAAAAAACAGCAGCTCACCCTCACTCTCCCTCAGCTGGACTCCAGCCCTGTGCTGACGGTTTCACAGGCCTCTGAGATGTACCAGATGGATTCTAGGGTACCTGAATCAGAGACGTGTGGGGAGAGCCAGTCCAGCACAGTTTTGGGGGACCCAGCCCATGCAAGCGGGTATGAATGGCGCCCTTTTCCCTCTGAGTATTCCCCCAGGACAGGGGTAGTGTTGGGGTCAGTTAGACTGAACACCTTTCAATTCCAAGACTGGGGGATGTGA
- the LOC121294631 gene encoding interleukin-10 receptor subunit beta-like isoform X2 → MNWLFSMILMCCWCCPLLAMGWLLPPSNIKLLSENLFAVLHWEPAPGHPADTNYTVEIRKLKEDQYIQVDGCISVPSTHCDLSLTCEDTSALYFIRVRATWNGNSSNWTDYLQFNPYQDTTVSPPTVFLSAQGRSIRVDVHLPRTPFKHENSLQLKTIRHFFTLKCTIQLRIDDNTIQSTVLTNISDNMTYTFDDLNPKDRYCIISMISAYKDSDWSHKECVSLITEQGPSVSLLLLLSVVPVILFFLAVAVVVFFRQYIFPRRSELQIPKTLSMEWDPVGDNISFLSAPGSGSGTALLGIQEISSDPRQADSGEVCYHSNGFYETLLENGAFTGSVLSSGQSRDPDYTHEEGYSEEQLSTTANASEFYSKTSPYGTESLSQGSVSAEESEFRKSPVLRAEVKEQPAGPGLDARPLIDIPLYSVKLSATKGVELFLGGISRASAAENSAKVQPGSFHCSRDGEDTPSSKKQQLTLTLPQLDSSPVLTVSQASEMYQMDSRVPESETCGESQSSTVLGDPAHASGYEWRPFPSEYSPRTGVVLGSVRLNTFQFQDWGM, encoded by the exons ATGAACTGGCTCTTTTCCATGATTCTCATGTGCTGCTGGTGCTGCCCACTCCTCGCCATGG GTTGGCTGCTCCCTCCTTCCAATATAAAATTGCTTTCTGAGAACCTTTTCGCTGTCCTGCATTGGGAACCTGCACCCGGACATCCTGCTGACACAAACTACACTGTGGAGATCAGGAAATTAAA AGAGGATCAGTATATTCAAGTTGATGGCTGCATTTCTGTGCCCTCCACACATTGTGACCTTTCCCTGACATGTGAAGACACCTCTGCATTGTACTTTATAAGGGTGAGAGCCACTTGGAATGGGAACAGTTCAAACTGGACAGATTATCTGCAATTTAATCCATATCAAGACA CTACGGTCAGCCCCCCTACCGTCTTCCTCTCTGCCCAGGGGAGATCGATCCGTGTTGACGTTCACCTCCCACGGACTCCTTTCAAACACGAGAACAGCTTGCAGTTAAAAACAATTCGCCACTTCTTTACTCTGAAGTGCACAATCCAGCTCCGCATTGATGACAACACTATACAAAGCACG GTGCTGACGAATATTTCAGACAACATGACCTATACTTTTGATGACTTGAATCCCAAAGACCGGTACTGCATTATATCCATGATCTCAGCTTACAAAGACAGTGACTGGTCTCATAAAGAGTGTGTCTCCCTGATAACAGAGCAGGGCCCATCAG TGTCTTTGCTCCTACTTCTGAGCGTTGTACCTGTGATACTTTTTTTCCTGGCTGTGGCTGTTGTCGTGTTCTTCCGACAGTACATCTTCCCCAGACGTTCAGAACTTCAGATTCCAAAAACCTTG AGCATGGAGTGGGATCCGGTGGGAGATAACATCTCGTTCCTCTCCGCCCCTGGCTCGGGCTCCGGGACTGCCTTACTGGGCATCCAGGAAATCTCAAGTGACCCCAGACAAGCAGACAGTGGGGAGGTCTGCTACCACAGCAATGGCTTCTATGAGACACTCCTGGAGAATGGGGCCTTTACTGGGAGCGTCCTGTCATCAGGACAAAGCAGGGATCCAGACTACACACATGAGGAGGGCTATTCTGAAGAGCAGCTGAGCACCACAGCAAATGCATCTGAATTCTATTCTAAAACAAGCCCCTATGGAACAGAGAGTCTCTCCCAGGGCAGTGTCAGTGCTGAGGAGTCCGAATTCAGGAAAAGTCCAGTGCTAAGAGCAGAAGTCAAAGAGCAGCCAGCTGGCCCTGGTTTAGACGCCAGACCCCTGATCGATATCCCTCTTTACTCTGTGAAACTGTCAGCCACCAAGGGGGTGGAGCTGTTCCTAGGAGGCATATCCCGTGCCTCTGCTGCTGAGAATAGTGCCAAAGTGCAGCCTGGAAGTTTTCATTGCAGTAGAGATGGGGAAGACACCCCTAGCAGTAAAAAACAGCAGCTCACCCTCACTCTCCCTCAGCTGGACTCCAGCCCTGTGCTGACGGTTTCACAGGCCTCTGAGATGTACCAGATGGATTCTAGGGTACCTGAATCAGAGACGTGTGGGGAGAGCCAGTCCAGCACAGTTTTGGGGGACCCAGCCCATGCAAGCGGGTATGAATGGCGCCCTTTTCCCTCTGAGTATTCCCCCAGGACAGGGGTAGTGTTGGGGTCAGTTAGACTGAACACCTTTCAATTCCAAGACTGGGGGATGTGA